The following DNA comes from Watersipora subatra chromosome 8, tzWatSuba1.1, whole genome shotgun sequence.
GCTAAaatgtgaagtttttgtttaaaattaaatgcaataaaatacAGCGGTTCTTATATTCTAAGATGATTGAACAATATATAAACATCTGTTTGAAAAGTATATAAACAATGGTGGTATATAGATTTAGCAGCTTTTCGGCAGaagaacttttaaacttttaaaactatttaaacaaaactttagtaaAGTATTATTTCTCACGTCAATCAATGAATCAGTAAGCAGTATTATGGGAAAGTCAAAACATTTTCTGTAGCACTTAAAAGATTGAGAATGCTTTTAAAACAatactttaaatatttttatacctgAAACTGTGAATTAACATAAatctaaaaattttgtttgaggTTTGTGTCGCGTAAAACATTGAATTCATTATTGTTgccatttttatgtttaaggtAAAACCTTTCCAGTATTGGTGAAAATTCGATTTTGTATGAAAAGATTTTTTGTGATTCTTGAACTCTGAATTCTACATTAATACTAGTTACACGCCTAGCGCCAGTGATAAAAAGCTTTGCATAGGAAATTTATCGTTCAATAGGCAAAGTTTCTTTACCAAATGAATTTAAGTAAGTTAGGCTAATCTAATTCTTTACAGCAATAAGAACCATAGGTTTCCCTTTAAGGCAAGCGTTAGGAAACAAGATTATATTCTGATCTCTCACACAATTgttaatttcaagcattttaGCTAAAAATGTGAAGCTACATATTTTACCAATCGGCTTTGAAGATTGGCAGATGTAACAATTATGATGTGCACAATTATCCCATAGTGCATCCAGTTGGACACATAGTGTAATGGATAGTATCCCTTTTTGCAAAACTGCAGGTTTTCAAATCTAGAGCGGAGAAGAATTTCTGTTTCCAAAATTTATTGGTATAAGTGGACTGACAAACAGACAGGACACAaatattgagatttatatatagatgataGTTTTATTTTGAACGTTATGGATGGACAAGTTATATACTACAGTTGGACTGTGTAAATTGGAGTTGTTTTCGCTTGTTACTTATATAATACATTGAGATGTATTCTCTCAGTAGTCATACAGTTAATTGAGATGAATTCTGCCAGTACTCATACAATATATTGAGTTGTATTCTGTCAGTACTCATACAGTTTATTGAGTTGTATTTGGTCAGTACTCATACAGTTAATTGAGTTGTATCCTGCCAGTACTCATGGAATACAATGTACATTGAGATGTATTCTGCCAGTACTCATATAGTTGTTTGAGTTAACTATATTTTGATGATGAAATAGTTTATAAAGCAATCAGCTTTATGCAATATCAATTATTACACTCAAATTTTAATATTCAAATGATACTGGTAGCATCTATCTTTGTATTTACTTTCAGTAACATTAAAAACTATTAAACCTctaataagaatgttttaaTATGCCTTCAGTTAGCCAATGCTAACTTAAATGAGTCAAGTTACCCAAATTAAGGTCATGTAGGAGTTTGTTATGGCTAATTGCAATGCAGATAACATCCCATTATTTACCTAAAGTTTGttacagttttttaaaattttgaatttttcatgctgtttttaaattatttcgtTTTAATTGGTAACTATTGTGACTTTGAAATTTTGTGGAAAGGCACTTCAGTTGAATGccacaaaattgaaaataattttaaaaatcgaataaaatatttcataatgcATCAgattttggcaaaaaataacTATGTTGAACTATTGAACAATTACCTTCATTTGGTAAAGCGTCACTCCTTATCGTTCTCTTCAACAGAGTTTTGTAGTACTTGATCCCACTATCGAAATGATTTCTTGTAAAGCGTTTGTGATCAGTGGTGAGAAAAAACAAACAGCTTATAATAATCCCtgaaataataaattgaaaatgttgTACTAGCGATGATGCAATAATTGCTTGTAGTTTTGAAAAAAGACACTAACAAATATTCCACATTTTTTATGAGAGAACCATTAGTCACTGACACAAAACACCAGTTTAGTTTCATCTCGAATACCAACAATCTACCTTGAAGTAACAGCTTGTCTTATTGAAATTGTTGGTAGATGTACTCGACTTCCATGAGTGCTACTTTTATGATTGATACTTCCATTCGTGATACATTTATGAGTGATACTTCTATGCGTGATACTTCTATGATGGGTACTTCTATGAATGATACTTCTATGAGTGATACTTCCATGAGTGATACTTCGGTGAGTAGTACTTCAATGAGTGATACTTATATGAGTGATACTTTTATGAGTGGTACTTCTATGAGAGATACTTCAATGAGTGCTACTTTTATGATTGATATGTCCATAACTGATACTTTTATGAAGGATACTTCTATGAGTGATACTTCTATACGTGACATAAAACATGACAGACAATTTttggaaaatttaaaattagcaaattctaagaattaataaatttacttttaaagttTGCTCTTAGAAATTTGTGCTTTGCATTTTCGTGGATCTATTTCAGAAGCATAAGCTACTAATTGCagtttcacaattattattttagcAAGATTTAATGCTAGATATCAAACAGATATAACACATACCCCACAAACCAGCAGcaactgaaataaaaattaattctcCAATTGTAGTTTTCAGTGAAACTTGAATCAGCCTGGTTATACACAGGGCCGAGCTTATTAGCAGGAAAGCTGCTGCGTAGCCGGCGATTGGAATCAAATAAACCtgcaaacaaaaaagttttgttaTGTAAGCGTAAATTTGTTATTTTCTACacagtttttgtaaaaaatcGTAAAAACTTTGGTTATGATTCTTCAGATTATGAAAGTTGGTGTTAATAATTCTTTTTTGAAACTCaagaaaataaaaatgcattagtAAATCAAAATGCTGTGAGAAAAtcaaagtttgtttaaaaatcTGTTGGTCATCAGAATTGGCATTGAAAACTTTATAATACAAACCTTATAAAACAAAGTTCATTTTAACTCAAAACAGTTCATAAAGTAATGAGTCACAAATTTTACTCCCAGGATAGCTGCTCCTAAGTTTTGCAAGAGAattattgataatattattatcatattaatataattttaaatattactcCAAACAGCCATCTATGCTGACAAGACCTAGATTGAGAGGGAACTTCTTATATATGAACCTTGATAAAATTATTCCTTACCTTTAACTGCTTAGTATGGAGTTCACGCAGATGTGACATCTTTCgagttttaaaaataacataGGTGAAGGTTACGAACATTCCTACATTCACGATTATGGCTGGAGCCCAATAGCTGCAACACAACACAAAATTGATTGAATAAATGTTTCATTGTCATACTTATGTTATGGTTTAACTTTTTATAGGGTTTTGATTAGTTAACAATGTACACATAAAACAAGACTGTAAAATTAGTTGCTCTATGAAAGTATATATAGGCACatctttaaacatattttttatgtaagAGTCCTTTATGGTAGCTCGGCATACTTTGCTTATTGCATGCTGACTTTGGGTTGCCAATTATTCTATTTGCAAATTTTATGTGCAAGACAATTTAGAGTTGTCATCTACTCTTTGGTATAAGACAACTCTTTATTGAAACCTCGTATCAATGTTGAAAATGGCTTAATATTGGTCAGTAAAGTGTACCACAACATTTTATGTGGTTTCCAACAGTGAGATGATAAAAGGGAAAATTCTTTTTAATTacaatttgaatattttataaaaaatggtGAAATTGGTAATTTTGACTGGAGGAAAGTTGTTAGAAACTTTGCAGCAACTAATCATGACAGAAAGCTAAAGATTGGTACTTTATTAACCAATCACAATGAGTTTCAGAAAGCCAAAAAAATTTATCTCGGAGGGTGATGCGAGTTCTGCTTCGACCACATGTGATTGGAATGCCTGGaactcaaacatttttttatgtaaGAGGTTTTTTGATGTTTCTAGTACTAAAGGAACAAAAGCTGCAAAACATGCTATAAACTCTTTTAGGGGAAAAATGAGCTTAATGTGACACTAAAAAGATGGGCAGCTTTAAGACGTTTGGAACCTTTTCTTTATAGGCATTATTAAACTAAAAATAGTGtttaattttgctaaaaaaCTTTGGCATTTGATTAAGAGTTAAATTTTTGCATTGTGTCCAAGTTTTTAGTTGATTGACAATGAAAAATGGAGTCTAAGAATTAATTGACTTACAGTAATATACGAAAGACATGTCCAGCAGTTGAGGAAGATATCCAACAATATGTCGCAGACGATAAGTCGTAGTCGTCTGTGAACAGTGGTATGCATGCGACTATGGCAGGTAGTATCCATCCCAAAACTGTGTAGAGTCTGAATGAATCAATATTGTAAATCAGGAAACCCCAAACTAACGTAAAAGAGTATTATTACAGCTGCAGGATTATGGTCTTTCTTTTATAAACATAAAGATTTCTTTTTGCTCATATAATCACAGCTAAATTGATCATAGTGCTGGTTTTTTCCAAGTGTTTTAAGCAAGATAAAGGAAAAATGTGTGGTGGCACCTTGATAGAAAATTTGTCACTTGATAAAATTCAGAATTGTCTTCTCATTTAttcaactagaaattccactgtcatacagcccacgaccaaagtgatattggaaaaaaaagggtactgatggttgagaaatgccatattagcagtcaaataggataactgcaatggtagctgtaatgtactgggtgtgggtgttattatatacaacaaataacaataatgaaaggaaaatattatacgtttatatctctcctcctgcaaaacgagaaatgcaatgttggccaatattagaagtaaaatgcactgatattattagaataactaatattattaatatagtaataatagcaaaccaatgcacaattttgtttacatttcaaaacgtcatagctaacaatatcacgaagttgtgatacttatatagattttaaaaaaagctgtactacgtagtcattgttctgtagtcatccaaacttataattaattattgtaataatctcataagaaccgttaaaaatatcatcatcatttcttttacttatactgcgttggacatcagttagaatacgaaagtactcaaatgtgtcggcaaatgaagctgaaaatgaaaaaattgaaatcggcaagaatgaaacgatttctgtactcctatgttaattgccgaaaccttcggcaattcgacaatgctatagactgtgaaaagtgcacgtttttttctgtgaaatgcgcaagactttatctttctattctctgtcgctcggcatttcaattttcggtcttaaattttattaaaccgagATTTTCAAGTGTCTTGTGGCGATTTTcatccaaattaatctgtatatttgtgtataatccgatcagatgggttagttttaagaatttgcggtaacctttcaaaggcttggtaacatatttaaatatgtttatatgtgttttgtatcattattatacttaaacgactttactgaaaaatagttaaatttgttgataggatttcgttgcaagggtttggtgacggccgttaacggataatttttcgggagttgtgtgcacatgtgcatttatcataaatctcccaatcaatcgcttcactcttgtttggtcgtggaataaaaacttaaaaaaggaGAAAAAGAGTTAACTCAATGTTTTATACTAAGCTCAGTGTTAAACTAACAATctataaaatttgtttgaacATAATGCTTAGCGGCATGATGAATTTCTCATATAGATGTCAAAGTAAAAAAAGTTAATAGACTTTATAGCCACTATTATTATAGCCAATTTAGTAAAATTCCAAATGGGAAATGACTAAATTATATTGTTTCAAACGATGCATAGTGTATCCATAATGGTATATAATGAAAGAAGAAAAAGTAAGTTTATTTCAGCGTAAAATGTTTTATGAAAGATGATATACTACAGATTTGCTGTATGATAATGTCATCAGCCTCAGAAAATCTCGCAACTTCAAAAGTAAGTAGAGAAGCCATGATCAAAAAGATTTTCGACAGCAAGCAAACAATTCAGACTCTGTAACAATACTGTTAGACTACCAACTTTTGAATGTCAACTTACTTAATAATTCCCGTTTTCtgtcattttaatttttgaagcatacaacaaaaaacatcattttattgATGAATAACAACAACTTCCGCACAAACATACTGAGTATTAATATATTTTGGTAGTTTTGAAGGCAAACAATGTACTTTGTAAGATAGTCTAATCAAGCATAGCCACTATGTCCTTGatgacaataaaaaaatatgtatatatcaac
Coding sequences within:
- the LOC137401707 gene encoding uncharacterized protein isoform X1, whose product is MNTTNEMESLDCELPKGECDVARKVKVWLGSISVVILLLAFSCILLLRKYRLTHERMVCYLLLSTFGYTLAILSLSGRPGDSGTVSCRLQGFFIQFFYLIFPGFAEMMWICSLTAFVYYFVIKNQNTSNHEKLYTVLGWILPAIVACIPLFTDDYDLSSATYCWISSSTAGHVFRILLYWAPAIIVNVGMFVTFTYVIFKTRKMSHLRELHTKQLKVYLIPIAGYAAAFLLISSALCITRLIQVSLKTTIGELIFISVAAGLWGIIISCLFFLTTDHKRFTRNHFDSGIKYYKTLLKRTIRSDALPNEELDEECILCPNQDSQTSILLENQVDEENHNDEDTD
- the LOC137401707 gene encoding cadherin EGF LAG seven-pass G-type receptor 1-like isoform X2 encodes the protein MNTTNEMESLDCELPKGECDVARKVKVWLGSISVVILLLAFSCILLLRKYRLTHERMVCYLLLSTFGYTLAILSLSGRPGDSGTVSCRLQGFFIQFFCFAEMMWICSLTAFVYYFVIKNQNTSNHEKLYTVLGWILPAIVACIPLFTDDYDLSSATYCWISSSTAGHVFRILLYWAPAIIVNVGMFVTFTYVIFKTRKMSHLRELHTKQLKVYLIPIAGYAAAFLLISSALCITRLIQVSLKTTIGELIFISVAAGLWGIIISCLFFLTTDHKRFTRNHFDSGIKYYKTLLKRTIRSDALPNEELDEECILCPNQDSQTSILLENQVDEENHNDEDTD